In Prochlorococcus marinus XMU1406, the genomic stretch CATTAGGATCACTTTTGCTCATCTTTTTTGAACCATCAATTAAACTCATTATTTTTGATCCGTTCTTCATGATTATTGGTTGAGGGATTTTTAAAATATTTTTATCCTTACTAAATCTGGCATTAATTCTCTGTTGTGCAATATCTCTGGCAAGTTCAAGATGTTGTTTTTGATCCTCACCTACTGGTACAAAGTCAGCGTCATATAGAAGAATGTCTGCAGCCATTAGGATCGGATAGTCAAATAATCCAATGGATACATTATTTCCCTGTTGTATGGATTTTTCTTTGAATTGAATCATTCTTTCCATCCAATTCATTGGGGTCATGCAATTTAATATCCAACAAAGTTCTGAATGTGCAGAAATCTGACTTTGGACAAAAATTGAGCATATATTGGGATCTATTCCACAAGCGACGTACAAAGCAGCAGTAGAGATAGTATTCTGAGATAATTCTTTAGGATTATATGAAGCTGTGATTGCGTGCAAATCAACTACACATAGAAATGTTTCATATTGCTCTTGAAGCGTAACCCAATTATTTATGGCCCCAAGCCAATTCCCAATATGTAAATCACCAGTTGGTTGCACTCCCGAAAGAATTCTTTTTTTATTTGCCATCCTCTTCTACTTCGCTAGATTGGATCTCTTCAGTTGATGTACTTTTTACTGGTCTTGCAAAGGGGTCAGGAGCTGTTTTTGTCTTTTCTTCATAAGGATTTTGTGATTGTCTATTCGGAGAGGAGTTTTTATTGTTTTTTGCATATTCTTTGATTGATTCAATCAATTTCTCGTCTTTGATCATTTCGCTAAGAGTTCTAACAGAGAAACCTAAAACTGCAACGGTAGAACTTAATTGAAAGGTCTCCTGTATTGATTTAACAGCTTTCATTTCGTTATCACTTAATCTTATGCGAAATCCTCCTCCATCTCTCCTGCCCCCTGGTCTATCTCTGAAATTAGATCTTTCATTATTAGAACGACCTCTGTAATTTTCTTGCCCAGGATTATTGCTGAAATTTGAATTAGACATCTTGATGTTTCTTAGGTTATTTAAATAGTTTATTAACTTAGCATCTTGTTATGCAATAAGTCTTTTTAAATGCCTTAAATTTTTATCTATTGATTAACGACTTATGTAATTTTGCTTTTCTCATTCACAACTTGCATTAAAATAAAATTAGAGAATTAAAGCATTGTGTTTGATATTAGTAAAGACAACCTTTTAAAGGATTTCATAAAGTTTCCAAAAAAAAATCTTCTTATTATTTTATTATTACTAGGTTTTGGAGAATGGTTTGTCAGTGACTTAATTCATTTTGCAGGAGGCTCAATAGGATTTTTTGCGTTGTGTTTGGGGGGATATTTTTACTTGAAGACTGATAAGCCTAAATTTAATGAGCCAAATAGTTTAGATGGTTGGATAAATCTATGTAATGAAGATTTAAATTTTTTTGAAGAACTTGAAGCAACAAATGAATTAGAGAAACAGAATTCAAAAAGACAAAAAATACTTGAATCTATTCTTAATAGGTGTGAAAAAGAAAAAATAAGTTGTATTGGACCAAAACATTATCAAAGTTGTCAGTCTGTTTTAAAAAGTTATTTTAAATCAGATAAGTTTGACTTTGATTTATTCGAAAAACTGCCTAAATATAATTCTTCTGAAATTATTCCAGAAGAAGCTTTGAATAGTGATGCAATCTTGTATTTTATAAACTTGCCTTTGTCGGCAAATGATTTTTTGTGGTTGGAAAAGTTTCCTAAAAATATGCCAATCTGGTTGGTGGCTTTAACTTCCAACGATATAGACGCCAAAAATCAGATTGAAGACCTAAAGTCCCAAATTTCACATGATTTTATAAATAAAATTATTACTTTTGATGTGAATAAGAATGAAATAACAAATATACCTTTTTCTTTAAGGAGGTTTTTCATAAGTTCATCCAAAAATATTGAAAATACAAAAAAAAGGCTCTTGAAAGAACTTCATGTTGCCTGGCAAACTGAAATTGAAGGTATAAGAAGAATCCAGTTAAAAGGGATACAAAGAAAAAATCAAATTCTTGTAGCGTCAACTGTTTTCTTATCCCCTATACCCTCAATTGATGTTATGGCAATGACAGTACTAAATTCTTTAATGATTAAGGAAATTAAGTCTATATGGGGATGTAATTGGTCTCCTGAAATTTTAGATAAGGTATCTAAAGAGATTTTAAAGACTGCAATCGCTCAGGGAGTTATTGAATGGAGTGGACAGACTTTAATTGGCATAACAAAATTACATGGCCCAAATTGGCTTGTCTCTGGAACATTTCAGGCTGTTAGTGCTGCTTACTTAACAAGAGTAGTATCCAGTTCTTTGGCTGATTTTATGGCAATAACAAAAGGAGTAGAAGAACCTGATTTGGATTTTATAAAGAAAAATTCTGAGAAAATTGTTGAAAAAGCTTTTGAAAAAGAAAAAATAAATTGGAAAGGATTTATTTCTGATATTAGAAAACCACTTATGAAACTATCTTTTGGTTCTTAATCTCAATAATAAATATTAAAGTATGAGAAAAAATATTCTTTTTTTAAGTTTGTTACTTCTGCTTTCTATTGCTTCAGGCTCATGCAAGAGAATATCAAATAAAAATGAAAGTAAAGAAGTAATTCTGGCAAGTTTCACTGTTTTAGCGGACATAATTAGCAATGTTGCTAAAGATGATTTTATTGTTAGATCAATAACGAAACCTGGAGTTGAAGTTCATGGCTACCAACCAACTCCAAGCGATTTGGTAAATGCCTCTAGTGCTTTTGTTTTTATTGATAATGGATTTGGATTTGAATTATGGGCTGAAAAATTTGTTTCTAATTTAAAAGTTAAAAGAATTACTGTCGCGGATGATTTAGATCCTATTTTTATCAGTGAAGATTTTTATAAAGGGAAACCAAATCCTCATGCCTGGATTTCTCCAAAAAGAGGGATCCTATACGTAGATATTCTCGTGG encodes the following:
- a CDS encoding YcjF family protein, which gives rise to MFDISKDNLLKDFIKFPKKNLLIILLLLGFGEWFVSDLIHFAGGSIGFFALCLGGYFYLKTDKPKFNEPNSLDGWINLCNEDLNFFEELEATNELEKQNSKRQKILESILNRCEKEKISCIGPKHYQSCQSVLKSYFKSDKFDFDLFEKLPKYNSSEIIPEEALNSDAILYFINLPLSANDFLWLEKFPKNMPIWLVALTSNDIDAKNQIEDLKSQISHDFINKIITFDVNKNEITNIPFSLRRFFISSSKNIENTKKRLLKELHVAWQTEIEGIRRIQLKGIQRKNQILVASTVFLSPIPSIDVMAMTVLNSLMIKEIKSIWGCNWSPEILDKVSKEILKTAIAQGVIEWSGQTLIGITKLHGPNWLVSGTFQAVSAAYLTRVVSSSLADFMAITKGVEEPDLDFIKKNSEKIVEKAFEKEKINWKGFISDIRKPLMKLSFGS
- the trpS gene encoding tryptophan--tRNA ligase, whose translation is MANKKRILSGVQPTGDLHIGNWLGAINNWVTLQEQYETFLCVVDLHAITASYNPKELSQNTISTAALYVACGIDPNICSIFVQSQISAHSELCWILNCMTPMNWMERMIQFKEKSIQQGNNVSIGLFDYPILMAADILLYDADFVPVGEDQKQHLELARDIAQQRINARFSKDKNILKIPQPIIMKNGSKIMSLIDGSKKMSKSDPNEGSRINLLDAPEIITKKIKRAKSDSSIGIEFNNPERPESKNLLMIYSILSGKEISQCENDFSETGWGTFKKLITEQLIESLEPIQKKYKLLINDPYQLNKILDKGKEKAEDLANQTLKRVKSKLGFFEMEK